The genomic stretch CGGTGATTGCCGTAACGGAAAAGCGTGGCGTATTTGCTGCCATGCGAGTCAGCAGCAAGCTGGCATTCGCCCATTTCCGCCAGACCGCACCAGCCGTCATGCTATGGTTACTGGTCAAAGTCGCGCTGCTGCTACTGATCGCCCGTTTACCCATGGTGTCACCAACCGCGATGGCGGTAATGTTAAATACTATCAGCAACATTATCTCTGCCATGCTGCTGGTCTACGTGTTTCGTCTGTACATGCTGGTACGCGGTTAATGCTGCCTATCCTGAACGGGAGTGGCGCCAGCGCCGCTCCCTCTCAACCCACCTTTATGGCGGTGATAACGTAATTTTCTGCAAATTGTTACGATAAATCGGGAATCGTGCCGCACAAACAGCGATAATAATTCGCAGAGAGTTCACCCTTTTTTGGTATACGCGGCCACACACCGGATACGTAACGGATTAACATAATGAAGCAAATTATTGATTTTATTCCTCTTATTGTCTTTTTTGTCTGTTATAAACTGTATGATATTTATGTCGCTTCGGGTGCATTAATCGCAGCAACAGCAGCCGCATTACTGTTTAGCTGGCTCATTTACCGCAAGATAGAAAAGATGATGCTGCTGACATTCCTGATGGTGGCCGTATTCGGCACCCTGACGCTGGTCTTCCATAATGACCAATTCATTAAATGGAAAGTCACCATCATTTACACGCTGTTCGCTACCGCATTGCTGTTCAGCCAGTTTGTCATGAAAAAACCGCTAATTCAGCGCATGCTCGGTAAAGAGCTGGTCTTACCGGAAATGGTGTGGGCAAAATTGAACATAGCCTGGGCGATCTTTTTCCTGCTGTGCGGACTGGCGAATATCTATATTGCCTTCTGGTTGCCACAAAGCGTTTGGGTCGACTTTAAAGTATTTGGCCTCACCGGCCTGACTCTGGTATTTACATTACTGTGCGGCGTTTACATTTACCGTCACCTGCCGGGCGAACCGGAGAAGACGGAAAATGAAGGCGATAAATAACCTACCGCCACAGACTGATTATTGACTACTCACAAGCGGATTCGTTGATCCTATGAGCAAACAAGATGTATTACCTCACGGCGAGCTGGTGCTGCGCACCCTGGCCATGCCAGCAGATACCAATGCCAATGGCGATATCTTTGGCGGCTGGCTAATGTCACAGATGGATATAGGCGGTGCGATTCTGGCAAAAGAGATTGCAGAAGGCCGTGTTGTCACCGTTCGCGTCGACGGCATGACCTTTCTCAAGCCCGTTGCCGTTGGTGATGTGGTTTGTTGCTACGCCCGTTGCGTTCGTACCGGACGTAGTTCAATGACAGTCAATGTGGAAGTGTGGGTGAAAAAAGTATCAACAGACCCCATTGGCCAACGCTATCGTGCGACTGAAGCCCTGTTTACTTATGTCGCTGTCGATGAAGAGGGGCGTCCACGCGAATTGCCGCAAGGGAAAAGCAACTTCGCACCAGAACAATAATCACCTTCACCATTCTGAAAGCGCAACAATAAGGCACCGCAAGCGGTGCCTTATTGATTGGT from Dickeya zeae NCPPB 2538 encodes the following:
- a CDS encoding septation protein A, with the translated sequence MKQIIDFIPLIVFFVCYKLYDIYVASGALIAATAAALLFSWLIYRKIEKMMLLTFLMVAVFGTLTLVFHNDQFIKWKVTIIYTLFATALLFSQFVMKKPLIQRMLGKELVLPEMVWAKLNIAWAIFFLLCGLANIYIAFWLPQSVWVDFKVFGLTGLTLVFTLLCGVYIYRHLPGEPEKTENEGDK
- the yciA gene encoding acyl-CoA thioester hydrolase YciA; amino-acid sequence: MSKQDVLPHGELVLRTLAMPADTNANGDIFGGWLMSQMDIGGAILAKEIAEGRVVTVRVDGMTFLKPVAVGDVVCCYARCVRTGRSSMTVNVEVWVKKVSTDPIGQRYRATEALFTYVAVDEEGRPRELPQGKSNFAPEQ